One Candidatus Palauibacter scopulicola genomic window, AAGGCCCCCGGTTCTTCGAGCATCTCCGAGACCTTTCCGAACCGTTCCGCCAAGCGGATGTTCCCGCCTACCTGACCTCTCTGGACCTGCCCGTGGCCCCGTGGTTCACGAAGACGATGCAGGGCGCACCGATGCACCACCGAGGCGAGCATCTCGGCCATTTCTTTCTCGGCGACAAGGAGAACGACGAGACGTACACGGGCGAGGACGGAGGAGATCATGGTGCTGTTCGCTTCGCAGGCCGCGGCTGCGATCGCCAACGCGCGCACGCACCGCGACGTGCAACGCGCACGGGCGGACCTGGAGGCCCTGGTCGAGACCTCGCCGTTTGGCGTGGCGGTGTTCGACCCCGGCACCGGTCGGATTGCGTCGATCAACCGCGAGGCGCACCGCATGGCCGAGGCGATCCGCACGCCGGGCTCCCCGCCGGAGCAGCTATTGGAGGTGCTGACGTGCCGACGTGAGGACGGGCGCGAGTTCTCGCTGGCGGACTTTCCGCTGGCCGAGCACCTGAAGAACGCCACGGGGATGCGGGCCGAAGAGATCGAACTCTCGGTGCCCGACGGCCGGAGCGTGCGGCTGCTGATCAACGTGACGCCGCTCCATGCCGAAGACTCCGGCGAGGCCGTCTCCGTCGTCGTCACGATGCAGGACCTGGCTCCGTTCGAGGAACTGGAGCGTCAGCGGGCGGACTTCCTGAGGATGGTGAGCCACGAGTTGCGCGCTCCGCTCGCCTCGATCAAGGGCTCGGCCGGGACCGTGCTCGAGGCCTCGCCACCCGCGTCCCGGGCGGAGATGGTCCAGTTCTTCCGCCTCATCAACGGGCAGGCGAACCACATGCGGGGCCTGGTCGCGAACCTGCTGGACGCGGGGAGCATCGAGGCGGGCACGCTCACCGTGGCGCCCGAGCCCACAAGCGTGGCGGCGCTCGTGGACCGGGCCCGCACGACCTTCCTGAGCGGCGGGAGCCGGCACCCCGTGCTCGTCGACCTGCCGCCCGACCTTCCCGGCGCGATGGCCGACCGCGGGCGCATCGAGCAGGTGCTGAACAACCTGTTCTCGAACGCGGCCCGCCACGCGCCCGAGACATCGCCGATCCGGGTCGAGGCGGCGCGCGAGGGCATGCACGTCGCGATTTCGGTCAGCGACGAGGGGCGCGGGATCGCACCCGACGAGTTGCCGCACCTCTTCCGGAAGCGCCCCGGCCTCATGGGAGGCACCGGGCTTGGACTGGCGATCTGCAAGGGTCTCGTCGAGGCGCACGGCGGCCGCATCAGGGCGGAGAGCGGAGGGCCGGGTCTCGGCGCGCGCTTCACCTTCACGCTTCCGGTGGCCGCGGGCACGGTCGAGGCCGTCCACGCGGGTGGCGGCGTGCGGGCCACCCCGGACGGCCGCGCCCGCGTCCTCGTGGTCGACGACGATCCGCAGATGCTGCGCTTCGTCCGCGACGCGCTCGGCGCGGCGGGCTTCACGCCGCTCGCAACAGCCGACCCGCGCGAACTGTCGCACCTGCTCGAGACCGAGAGGCCCGATCTCGTCCTTCTCGACCTGATCCTTCCCGGCACGGACGGCATCGAACTAATGAAGCGCATGCCCGAACTCTCCGACCTGCCCGTGATCTTCATATCCGGCTACGGCAACGACGAGACCATCGCCAAGGCGCTCGAACTCGGGGCGGCCGACTACATCGTCAAGCCGTTTTCCCCCACCGAACTGACGGCGCGGGTGCGCGCGGCGCTCCGGCGGCAGGCCGAGCCCGAGGCCTTCGTTCTCGGCGACCTCCGAATCTCGTACGACCGCCGGCGGGTGACCCTGGCGGGCTGCACCCTCAAGCTGACCGCCAAGGAGTACGACCTGCTCAGCGTCCTCTCGCGCAACGCGGGACGCGTGGTGACCTACGAGGCGCTGCTGCGTCAGGTGTGGAACCGGCGCGGCGGGGGCAAACCGGGGCCCGTCCGAACGTACGTGAGGAAGCTCCGCCACAAGCTGGGGGACGACGCGGCGGACCCCTCATACATCCTCACCGAGCGCGCCGTAGGCTACCGCATGCCCGAGCCGGAGTCCGGCGAGAACCCGTAGCAACCGGCGGGCTCCGGTCCTCCAGCGCCCTCTCCACAGGGCGTATCGCCCGTGGTCGCGCGGGCGCGATTCACAGTACGAACATGAAAATCATGCATTTGTACACGCCCGGTGCATGAAAAACGCGCTATTTTCATAAAGACTGTGCGACCACCGAAATCGAGAAGGCGGGAGAGATGTCGGTGATGCCCCTTCAACCGCAGACCCGCGGCAGTGCATGCGTGCCCGCACTGCTGGCCGGCAGCCTGCTGATCGCGGGTTCGGTACCCGCCGCCGCGCAGTCCGCCTCGGCGACCGTCGTGTGCGTGGGAAGCGAACGGCAGACCCTCGAGAGTTCAGGCCCCGTCCGGCGCGTCATCACGGAAGACGTGGCGGTCGTCTACCGGCTCGGCGTCCCGATCGATGATCGGCAGGGGATGGAGCAGTCCCTTGTCGCCGAGTTGGGGGACGTTGCGGAGGCGTCGTGCCTCTGGTCGAACCCCGGCGACAGCCACGTCGTGA contains:
- a CDS encoding response regulator, translated to MVLFASQAAAAIANARTHRDVQRARADLEALVETSPFGVAVFDPGTGRIASINREAHRMAEAIRTPGSPPEQLLEVLTCRREDGREFSLADFPLAEHLKNATGMRAEEIELSVPDGRSVRLLINVTPLHAEDSGEAVSVVVTMQDLAPFEELERQRADFLRMVSHELRAPLASIKGSAGTVLEASPPASRAEMVQFFRLINGQANHMRGLVANLLDAGSIEAGTLTVAPEPTSVAALVDRARTTFLSGGSRHPVLVDLPPDLPGAMADRGRIEQVLNNLFSNAARHAPETSPIRVEAAREGMHVAISVSDEGRGIAPDELPHLFRKRPGLMGGTGLGLAICKGLVEAHGGRIRAESGGPGLGARFTFTLPVAAGTVEAVHAGGGVRATPDGRARVLVVDDDPQMLRFVRDALGAAGFTPLATADPRELSHLLETERPDLVLLDLILPGTDGIELMKRMPELSDLPVIFISGYGNDETIAKALELGAADYIVKPFSPTELTARVRAALRRQAEPEAFVLGDLRISYDRRRVTLAGCTLKLTAKEYDLLSVLSRNAGRVVTYEALLRQVWNRRGGGKPGPVRTYVRKLRHKLGDDAADPSYILTERAVGYRMPEPESGENP